Sequence from the bacterium genome:
ATACAATCTATTTAGCTAACAATGCAGGAATCTTGGCAACATCAATTTTGATTCCTGGGCCCATAGTCGTACTAACCGTTGCACTTTTTAAATAGGTTCCTTTAGCGGCTGCGGGCTTCGCTTTTAGAATCGCATCGAAAACCGCTTTTAGATTCTCGAGAATCCCGGATTCCGGAAACGATGTTTTTCCAATCGGAACCGTTATCATTCCGGCTTTATCGGTTCGATATTCAATTTTACCAGCTTTAAACTCTTTGATTGCTTTAGCTACCTCGAACGTTACAGTTCCCGTTTTAGGGTTCGGCATTAATCCTTTCGGGCCCAACACTTTTCCCAGCTTACCAACGTCGCGCATGATATCCGGAGTAGCAATGGCAACATCAAAATCTGTCCATCCTTTACTAACTTTATCCACTAAATCTTCAGCACCAGCATAATCCGCACCGCTTGCTTCCGCTTCTTTAAGTTTTTCTCCTTTAGCAAAGACTAATACCCGAACCGATTTCCCGGTTCCTGCTGGTAACGAAACGGTGCCACGAACCATTTGGTCAGCTTGTTTTGCGTCTATTCCAAGCTTTAACGCTAGTTCAATTGTTTCATCAAATTTTGCCGTAGCTATTTTTTTCACGAGAGCAGGAACTTCTTCTAATTGATATAATTTATTGCGATCAACCAATTTCGCTATTGCTTGATACCGTTTACTTCGTTTCATATCTTATGTTCTCCTTTTGGTCCGAGCGGCGAACCGAGTCGCCTCCCAAAATTATTTGTTATCCAGAATACAAAACCACTTATACAACTTCAATTCCCATACTCCGTGCAGTACCTTCAACCATTCGCATTGCTGCTTCGAGAGAACTCGTATTTAAATCCGGCATTTTTAATTGGGCGATTTCTTTAACCTGCGCTTTGGTTACTTTCCCAATTTTATTCTTGAGCGGATCCCCCGACGCTTTTGCAATACCTACCGCACGTTTCAAAAGGACAGATACCGGCGGGGTCTTTAAGACAAAACTGAAACTGCGATCAGCATAAATGGTGATTATTGCTGGGATAATCATTCCTTCCTGTCCTTGAGTTTTTGCATTGAATTGTTTGCAGAACTCCATAATATTAATTCCATGCTGTCCTAAAGCGGGACCAACCGGCGGTGCCGGATTAGCTTGTCCAGCCGGAACCTGTAATTTAACCTGAGCGACTACTTTTTTCGGAGCTGCCATAAATTATTTCACACTCCTCCATGGAAAAGAATAAAATTTAGTATTAACGGGAAGTTAAACCACGCGTTCAACCTGTAAAATATCGACATCAGTTGATACTGTCCGACCTAAAATCGAAATAGCAATTTTTAATTTCCCTTTTTCCTCATCAACCTCTTCTACTTTACCGACTAAATCTATATTTCTCCCTTCAATAACACGAACCATATCACCTATCTGAAACTTTTGTCTTGCTTTTGGTTTTTCCCCTTTGTCTTCCATTAGTTCTTTAATTTGCTGGAACTCTTCCGGACGAACATTGCCAAGGAATCCGGTTATCCCCGAGATACTTCTGCGAATTTCACTCCAAATTTCTTTCCAAGTTATTTCATCTAAATCGGTTTCTAATAATATATATCCTGGGAAGCATTTCCGGGCGGTGGTAACTCGTTTCCCTTCTTTTACCTCTGCAACATTTTCCATAGGGATAATAATT
This genomic interval carries:
- the rplK gene encoding 50S ribosomal protein L11; protein product: MAAPKKVVAQVKLQVPAGQANPAPPVGPALGQHGINIMEFCKQFNAKTQGQEGMIIPAIITIYADRSFSFVLKTPPVSVLLKRAVGIAKASGDPLKNKIGKVTKAQVKEIAQLKMPDLNTSSLEAAMRMVEGTARSMGIEVV
- the nusG gene encoding transcription termination/antitermination protein NusG — encoded protein: MAKQWYVVHTYSGHENKVKMKLEGFIAEKGLQERISQIIIPMENVAEVKEGKRVTTARKCFPGYILLETDLDEITWKEIWSEIRRSISGITGFLGNVRPEEFQQIKELMEDKGEKPKARQKFQIGDMVRVIEGRNIDLVGKVEEVDEEKGKLKIAISILGRTVSTDVDILQVERVV
- the rplA gene encoding 50S ribosomal protein L1, which produces MKRSKRYQAIAKLVDRNKLYQLEEVPALVKKIATAKFDETIELALKLGIDAKQADQMVRGTVSLPAGTGKSVRVLVFAKGEKLKEAEASGADYAGAEDLVDKVSKGWTDFDVAIATPDIMRDVGKLGKVLGPKGLMPNPKTGTVTFEVAKAIKEFKAGKIEYRTDKAGMITVPIGKTSFPESGILENLKAVFDAILKAKPAAAKGTYLKSATVSTTMGPGIKIDVAKIPALLAK